A window from Candidatus Latescibacterota bacterium encodes these proteins:
- the nuoK gene encoding NADH-quinone oxidoreductase subunit NuoK yields the protein MGLNHFLMVGALLFASGVYTVLSRRNAIGILMGVELILNAAGLNFVAFNHYTTTGIQGGLFTVFIIVLAAAEAAVALAIVLAIYQNLRDIDANRLDTLQR from the coding sequence ATCGGGCTGAACCACTTCCTGATGGTGGGGGCGCTGCTCTTCGCCTCGGGCGTCTACACCGTGCTGAGCCGTCGCAACGCGATCGGCATCCTGATGGGCGTGGAACTGATCCTCAACGCGGCGGGCCTCAACTTCGTGGCCTTCAACCACTACACGACCACGGGCATCCAGGGCGGGCTCTTCACCGTGTTCATCATCGTGCTGGCGGCGGCCGAGGCGGCGGTGGCCCTGGCCATCGTGCTGGCCATCTACCAGAACCTCCGCGACATCGACGCGAACCGGCTGGACACGCTCCAGCGCTAG
- the nuoL gene encoding NADH-quinone oxidoreductase subunit L produces the protein MDLSWITGALGWIPLLPLIGFSVNILLGRKFKHGAVHAIAVASVAGSFLLSLAGFFYLRSLAPEARIVTQDLWQWMALGGHGLPTLDVHVAFTLDPLSSVMLLVVTGVGLLIHIYSIGYMHGDDGSWRFFAYLNLFSFAMLVLVLAENLLLMFVGWEGVGLCSYLLIGFWFTHLPNTTAGNKAFIVNRIGDFGFLIGMLLLFWGLSDAGAATLSFGGIREAVHLLQGKELLGLGLLNWIGICLFIGATGKSAQIPLYVWLPDAMAGPTPVSALIHAATMVTAGVYMMARLSSLYVLAPVALLVVATVGGLTALFSASIGLAQNDIKKVLAYSTVSQLGYMVLAIGTAAFSAGIFHLMTHAFFKACLFLGSGSVILSMHHEQDMRKMGGLAKVMPITFATFLISTVAIAGIPPFAGFFSKDEILWKAFEAGGWYRFLWLLGLIGAILTAFYMFRLVAMTFLGTNRADKHTREHLKEQPLVVTAPLMVLALLATVGGFVGVPHALGGSNNFHAWLAPVIAERPAEAMQHAALPTLVAPAVAQEPEHAGADDAHGQAGEQTMPVEPGHRQQGDAEELESVHEEAAAAAESMYGDHEAHAATEHAGEHGGGHSEPVNPMEYVLMAVSVLLAALSGLSALYIYTKRPELPARAAARFATLYRLLLNKYFVDEFYQRTVINGVLRLMKSFATFDRVIVDGIVNGMAWLTRGASVFSGWVDKTFVDGLVNGAAAVCKDAGAGLRRLQNGRIQNYAYVVITGVLVLVIAGVLIGIPR, from the coding sequence ATGGACCTGAGCTGGATCACCGGAGCCCTGGGCTGGATTCCCCTCCTGCCGCTCATCGGCTTCAGCGTGAACATCCTCCTGGGGCGCAAGTTCAAGCATGGCGCCGTGCACGCGATCGCGGTGGCGTCGGTGGCGGGCAGCTTCCTGCTCTCGCTGGCGGGCTTCTTCTACCTGCGCTCGCTGGCGCCCGAGGCGCGGATCGTCACCCAGGATCTCTGGCAGTGGATGGCCCTCGGCGGCCACGGCCTGCCCACGCTCGACGTCCACGTGGCCTTCACGCTCGACCCCCTCAGTTCCGTGATGCTGCTGGTGGTGACGGGCGTCGGCCTCCTGATCCACATCTACTCCATCGGCTACATGCACGGCGACGACGGCTCCTGGCGCTTCTTCGCCTACCTGAACCTCTTCAGCTTCGCCATGCTGGTGCTGGTGCTCGCCGAGAACCTGCTGCTCATGTTCGTGGGCTGGGAAGGCGTGGGTCTCTGCTCCTACCTGCTCATCGGCTTCTGGTTCACGCACCTGCCAAACACGACGGCCGGCAACAAGGCCTTCATCGTGAACCGCATCGGCGACTTCGGCTTTCTCATCGGCATGCTGCTGCTGTTCTGGGGACTCTCGGACGCCGGCGCGGCCACGCTGAGCTTCGGCGGGATCCGCGAGGCCGTGCACCTGCTCCAGGGCAAGGAGCTGCTCGGGCTCGGCCTGCTCAACTGGATCGGCATCTGCCTCTTCATCGGCGCCACGGGCAAGAGCGCGCAGATTCCGCTCTACGTCTGGCTGCCGGACGCCATGGCCGGCCCCACGCCGGTGAGCGCGCTGATCCATGCCGCGACCATGGTGACCGCGGGCGTCTACATGATGGCCCGCCTCAGCAGCCTCTACGTGCTGGCGCCGGTGGCGCTGCTGGTGGTGGCCACGGTGGGCGGCCTGACCGCGCTGTTCAGCGCGAGCATCGGCCTGGCGCAGAACGACATCAAGAAGGTGCTCGCCTACTCCACGGTGAGCCAGCTGGGCTACATGGTGCTGGCCATCGGCACGGCGGCCTTCAGCGCGGGCATCTTCCACCTCATGACCCACGCCTTCTTCAAGGCCTGCCTCTTCCTCGGCTCTGGCAGCGTGATCCTGTCCATGCATCACGAGCAGGACATGCGCAAGATGGGCGGCCTCGCCAAGGTGATGCCCATCACCTTCGCGACCTTCCTGATCTCGACGGTGGCGATCGCGGGCATCCCGCCCTTCGCGGGCTTCTTCAGCAAGGACGAGATCCTCTGGAAGGCCTTCGAGGCCGGCGGCTGGTACCGCTTCCTCTGGCTGCTGGGCCTGATCGGCGCCATCCTGACCGCCTTCTACATGTTCCGCCTGGTGGCGATGACCTTCCTCGGCACCAACCGCGCCGACAAGCACACCCGCGAGCACCTGAAGGAGCAGCCCCTCGTGGTGACGGCTCCGCTCATGGTGCTCGCCCTGCTCGCCACCGTCGGCGGCTTCGTGGGCGTGCCCCACGCGCTGGGTGGGTCCAACAACTTCCACGCCTGGCTGGCGCCGGTGATCGCCGAGCGGCCGGCCGAGGCGATGCAGCACGCCGCGCTGCCGACGCTGGTCGCGCCGGCCGTGGCCCAGGAGCCGGAGCATGCCGGCGCCGACGACGCGCACGGGCAGGCCGGCGAGCAGACGATGCCGGTGGAGCCGGGCCATCGCCAGCAGGGCGACGCCGAGGAGCTGGAGTCGGTGCACGAGGAGGCGGCCGCGGCGGCGGAGTCCATGTACGGCGACCATGAGGCCCACGCGGCGACCGAGCACGCGGGCGAGCACGGCGGCGGTCATAGTGAGCCGGTGAATCCCATGGAGTACGTCCTCATGGCGGTCTCCGTGCTGCTGGCCGCCCTGTCGGGGCTGAGCGCGCTCTACATCTACACGAAGCGGCCGGAGCTGCCGGCCCGCGCCGCCGCGCGCTTCGCCACGCTCTACCGCCTGCTGCTGAACAAGTACTTCGTCGACGAGTTCTACCAGCGCACCGTCATCAATGGCGTGCTGCGCCTCATGAAGAGCTTCGCCACCTTCGACCGCGTGATCGTGGACGGCATCGTCAACGGCATGGCCTGGCTGACGCGGGGCGCGTCCGTCTTCAGCGGCTGGGTGGACAAGACCTTCGTGGACGGGCTCGTCAACGGCGCCGCCGCGGTCTGCAAGGATGCGGGCGCGGGCCTGCGCCGGCTGCAGAACGGGCGCATCCAGAACTACGCCTACGTGGTGATCACCGGGGTCCTGGTGCTGGTGATCGCAGGAGTGCTGATCGGGATCCCTCGCTAG